In Plectropomus leopardus isolate mb chromosome 20, YSFRI_Pleo_2.0, whole genome shotgun sequence, one DNA window encodes the following:
- the aif1l gene encoding allograft inflammatory factor 1-like yields MPSNVQGGKAFGLLKEQQKTKLEEINKEYLEDQKYRDEEDLPEKLEGLKNKYAEFDLNDQGEIDLMGLKRMMEKLGVPKTHLELKKMIVEVTGGNSSNSINYRDFVKMMLGKRSAVLKLVLIFEDKANGSPCKPEGPPPKRDIASLP; encoded by the exons ATGCCTTCAAATGtacaag GAGGGAAAGCCTTTGGACTGTTAAAGGAGCAGCAAAAGAcaaaattggaagaaattaaCAAG gAATACTTGGAAGACCAGAAATACAGGGATGAAGAGGACCTGCCCGAGAAATTGGAGGGTCTCAAAA ataaatatGCTGAGTTTGACCTGAATGACCAAGGAGAGATTG ACTTAATGGGTCTGAAGCGGATGATGGAGAAGCTGGGTGTGCCAAAGACCCACttggagttgaaaaaaatgatcgtGGAGGTGACGGGCGGCAACAGCAGCAACTCCATCAACTACAGGGACTTTGTCAAGATGATGTTGGGCAAGCGTTCAGCTGTGCTCAAACT AGTCTTGATCTTTGAGGACAAAGCCAATGGCTCTCCCTGCAAACCAGAAGGACCCCCTCCAAAGCGGGACATTGCTAGTCTGCCTTAA